The following coding sequences lie in one Bacteroidota bacterium genomic window:
- a CDS encoding acyl-CoA reductase, translating to MELEARVAAFAQLGGQLQDFLHNCEASGKLPTEKYAELANAMTQAYQSNNWFTIDNQMLALKGIARMLQVDELMAWAAAYVQQQPAAARTVAVIMAGNIPAVGFHDFLSVLMSGHRFLGKLSTDDRQLLPALARMLCETEPRFTNHIVFTDGQIRHYDAVIATGSDNTSRYFDYYFSHVPHIIRRNRNSLGIVRGSETTASLSGLADDIFSYFGLGCRSVSHLLLPEAYQPELLFEAFEPWRHLRDHHKYFNNYEYHKAICLINKLPHHDNGFVLLIPDEKLSGGVSVVHYSHYKHKDDIDNLIAANRDKIQCVVSEGGWYEGSFAFGQAQLPSVWDYADGTDTMQFLAGLAG from the coding sequence ATTGAATTAGAGGCAAGGGTGGCAGCCTTTGCGCAACTCGGCGGCCAATTGCAGGACTTTCTGCATAACTGCGAGGCTAGCGGCAAGCTCCCGACCGAAAAATACGCTGAGCTCGCAAATGCCATGACACAAGCCTACCAGTCGAACAACTGGTTTACTATTGATAATCAAATGCTTGCATTAAAAGGAATTGCGCGCATGCTGCAGGTGGACGAGCTGATGGCCTGGGCTGCTGCCTACGTGCAGCAGCAACCAGCTGCTGCGCGGACAGTTGCGGTGATTATGGCAGGCAACATCCCGGCGGTAGGTTTTCACGACTTTCTGAGTGTGCTCATGAGCGGGCACCGCTTTTTGGGCAAGCTCTCCACCGACGACCGGCAGCTGCTGCCAGCCCTAGCACGGATGCTTTGCGAAACCGAACCACGGTTTACAAACCATATCGTCTTCACCGACGGCCAGATCCGACATTACGATGCGGTGATTGCCACCGGAAGCGACAATACCTCACGTTATTTCGACTATTATTTTTCGCATGTGCCTCACATCATCCGGCGCAACCGCAACAGCCTGGGGATCGTCCGGGGCAGTGAGACCACCGCTTCCCTTTCCGGCCTGGCCGACGACATCTTCAGTTATTTTGGCCTGGGCTGCCGCAGCGTGTCGCACCTGCTGCTGCCCGAAGCTTACCAGCCCGAATTGCTGTTCGAAGCTTTTGAACCCTGGCGCCATTTGCGCGACCACCACAAATATTTCAACAATTACGAGTACCACAAGGCCATCTGCCTGATCAACAAACTGCCACATCACGACAACGGCTTCGTCCTGCTCATCCCCGACGAAAAACTTTCCGGAGGCGTAAGTGTGGTTCATTACAGCCATTACAAGCACAAGGACGACATCGACAATCTTATTGCCGCCAACCGCGACAAGATTCAGTGCGTGGTTTCGGAAGGCGGCTGGTACGAGGGTAGTTTTGCATTCGGTCAGGCACAATTGCCCTCGGTGTGGGATTATGCCGACGGTACCGACACCATGCAATTTCTGGCCGGTCTGGCTGGTTGA
- the serC gene encoding 3-phosphoserine/phosphohydroxythreonine transaminase produces MKKHNFYAGPSILPAYTIEQSIAAIRDFEGMGLSLLEISHRSKQFVAVVDEAVALFKEILSIPEGYSVIFLGGGASLQFCMVPYNMLNNKAAYLNTGEWASKAIKEARLFGEVDVVASSEAANFNYIPRGYTIPADADYFHITTNNTIYGTEILEDIDSPVPLVADMSSDIFSRPVDVSKYAIIYGGAQKNLAPAGVTFVIIKDEVLGKVDRKIPTMLNYKTHISKESMFNTPPVMPIYAALQTLKWLKMMGGVAEMEKLNKRKAELLYSEIDNNPLFKATIANPADRSRMNVCFVMNEGYTHLEEEFNKFASARGMVGIKGHRSVGGFRASLYNALPYESVEALVAVMQEFASMHK; encoded by the coding sequence ATGAAGAAACACAATTTCTACGCCGGACCTTCCATTTTACCGGCTTATACCATTGAGCAATCCATAGCCGCCATCCGCGATTTTGAAGGCATGGGCCTCTCGCTGCTCGAAATCAGTCACCGCAGCAAGCAGTTTGTGGCAGTAGTAGACGAGGCTGTGGCATTGTTCAAGGAAATACTCAGCATACCCGAAGGCTACTCGGTCATCTTTCTGGGTGGTGGTGCCAGTTTGCAGTTCTGCATGGTGCCTTACAATATGCTGAACAACAAGGCTGCTTACCTCAATACGGGCGAATGGGCCTCCAAGGCCATCAAGGAAGCCAGATTGTTCGGCGAGGTGGATGTGGTTGCTTCATCGGAGGCTGCCAACTTCAACTACATCCCGCGTGGCTACACCATTCCGGCTGATGCAGACTATTTCCACATCACCACCAACAACACCATTTATGGCACCGAGATTCTTGAAGATATTGACTCGCCGGTGCCGCTCGTTGCCGACATGTCGTCGGATATCTTCAGCCGCCCGGTGGATGTGTCAAAGTACGCCATTATATATGGTGGCGCACAGAAAAACCTGGCGCCTGCCGGTGTAACATTTGTTATTATTAAAGACGAGGTGCTTGGCAAGGTGGACCGCAAAATTCCCACCATGCTCAACTACAAGACGCATATCAGCAAGGAATCCATGTTCAACACCCCGCCGGTGATGCCGATCTATGCTGCCCTTCAAACCCTTAAATGGCTGAAGATGATGGGCGGTGTGGCCGAAATGGAAAAGCTGAACAAGCGCAAAGCCGAGTTGCTCTACAGCGAAATTGACAACAATCCTTTGTTCAAGGCTACCATTGCCAATCCGGCCGACCGCTCGCGCATGAATGTGTGCTTTGTGATGAACGAGGGCTATACCCATCTGGAGGAGGAGTTCAACAAATTTGCTTCGGCCAGAGGCATGGTGGGCATCAAAGGTCACCGCTCGGTGGGCGGCTTCAGGGCCTCGCTCTACAACGCACTGCCTTACGAAAGCGTGGAAGCATTGGTGGCCGTGATGCAGGAATTTGCATCCATGCACAAGTAA
- a CDS encoding 3-phosphoglycerate dehydrogenase: MHKVLVATDKPFAASAAAQIRAILEEAGYTCTFLEKYTSKQQLLDAVADAEALIVRSDIVDAEVIAAAPALKIVVRAGAGYDNIDLKACTEKGVVAMNTPGQNSNAVAELAFGMMIYQIRKQFSGASGTELMGKTLGIHAYGNVGKHVARIAKGFMMEVYAFDPFVEPAAMEADGVKPVASVEELYSKSQFVSLHIPATAQTKKSIGFELLSKMPKGAMLVNTARKEVIDEEGLKQMFASRADFAYVSDIAPDCAAELEAYKGRFFFTPKKMGAQTEEANNNAGMAAARQIIGFFEHNDVRFKVN; encoded by the coding sequence ATGCATAAAGTTCTGGTAGCAACTGATAAGCCATTTGCTGCATCGGCAGCAGCGCAGATTCGTGCCATACTCGAAGAAGCCGGTTACACCTGCACTTTTCTGGAAAAATACACCAGCAAGCAACAGCTGCTCGATGCGGTGGCCGATGCCGAAGCGCTGATCGTACGCAGCGATATTGTGGATGCAGAGGTCATTGCCGCTGCACCCGCACTCAAAATTGTGGTCAGGGCAGGGGCTGGCTACGATAACATTGATCTCAAGGCTTGCACCGAAAAAGGAGTGGTGGCCATGAATACCCCCGGGCAGAACAGCAATGCCGTGGCTGAGCTGGCTTTTGGAATGATGATCTATCAGATCAGGAAGCAGTTCAGTGGCGCTTCGGGTACCGAGCTCATGGGAAAGACCCTGGGTATTCATGCCTACGGAAATGTCGGGAAGCATGTGGCCCGCATTGCAAAAGGCTTTATGATGGAAGTATATGCCTTCGATCCGTTTGTGGAGCCCGCGGCTATGGAAGCTGATGGTGTGAAACCGGTGGCTTCGGTTGAGGAGCTATACAGCAAAAGCCAGTTTGTTTCGCTGCATATCCCCGCCACAGCGCAAACCAAAAAGTCAATCGGCTTCGAACTCCTCTCGAAAATGCCCAAAGGCGCCATGCTGGTCAATACGGCACGAAAAGAGGTGATCGACGAAGAAGGCCTGAAACAGATGTTTGCCTCGCGCGCCGATTTCGCCTACGTGTCGGACATTGCGCCCGACTGCGCAGCCGAACTGGAGGCCTACAAAGGAAGATTTTTCTTCACACCCAAAAAGATGGGTGCCCAGACCGAGGAGGCCAACAACAATGCCGGTATGGCAGCCGCAAGGCAGATTATCGGATTTTTCGAACATAATGATGTGAGGTTCAAAGTGAATTGA
- a CDS encoding four helix bundle protein, with the protein MTDASNKPITFFRFEDLRVYHKALDYGVWVQKTVQQFPDSGKSLAASFCETSRRIPLFIAEGSAREKSAFINHLKEGKSAIRACLVLSTLAYRHGFISDSEEDDSRNQLMELTKMIGALITSLQKSNAGPHDQVEDEFFPARNW; encoded by the coding sequence ATGACCGACGCATCTAACAAACCGATTACCTTTTTCCGTTTCGAAGATTTGCGTGTGTACCACAAAGCGCTTGATTACGGGGTTTGGGTGCAGAAAACTGTGCAGCAGTTTCCTGACAGCGGCAAAAGTCTTGCAGCGAGCTTCTGCGAAACATCCCGCCGCATTCCCCTGTTCATTGCCGAAGGCTCTGCCCGCGAGAAATCCGCTTTCATCAATCATCTGAAAGAAGGAAAAAGTGCCATCCGGGCCTGCCTGGTCCTTTCGACCCTGGCCTACCGGCATGGGTTTATCAGTGATAGCGAGGAGGACGACTCACGCAATCAGCTCATGGAACTTACCAAGATGATCGGCGCCCTCATCACCTCGCTTCAAAAAAGCAATGCCGGTCCGCATGACCAGGTAGAAGATGAGTTTTTTCCGGCAAGGAACTGGTAA
- a CDS encoding DUF1015 domain-containing protein, translating into MAILKAFRGWRPPVEIAKMLASRPYDVLDSKEARVEAEGNPYSLLHIIKPEIDLPEDVNLYSQEVYDKAKENFAAFREKGWLVQDQRDHLYIYAQTMNGKTQYGIVGCAAVDDYLNNVIKKHELTRPDKEEDRMKHVRVTNANMEPVFFTYPANATLDGMIADFVKNNAPVYDFVADDGFGHHFWVIEDEDMIRQIIEIFATFPSLYVADGHHRTAAAALVGRERRLANPNHRGDEEYNFFLAVNFPDNQLTILDYNRVVTDLNGMSAEEFLEKLKNSFEITPKGKEIYKPSRLHEFSMYLGGQWYALVAKEGTYDDHDPIGVLDVTILTNQVLEPLLGIDDLRRSKRIDFVGGIRGLAELSRRVDSGEMAVAFALYPVSMKQLIDIADTGNIMPPKTTWFEPKLRSGLVVHTLD; encoded by the coding sequence ATGGCAATACTGAAAGCTTTTAGAGGATGGAGGCCACCGGTGGAAATCGCCAAAATGCTGGCATCCAGACCTTACGACGTGCTCGATAGCAAGGAAGCACGCGTGGAGGCCGAGGGAAACCCCTACAGCCTTTTGCATATAATCAAACCTGAGATTGACCTTCCGGAGGACGTCAATCTTTACAGCCAGGAGGTATACGACAAGGCGAAGGAAAACTTCGCCGCATTTCGCGAAAAAGGCTGGCTGGTGCAGGACCAGCGCGACCACCTCTACATCTATGCCCAGACCATGAATGGTAAAACCCAGTATGGCATAGTGGGTTGCGCTGCAGTGGACGACTACCTCAACAACGTGATCAAAAAGCACGAGCTCACACGTCCCGACAAGGAGGAAGACCGCATGAAGCACGTGCGTGTGACCAATGCCAACATGGAACCGGTGTTTTTTACCTATCCGGCTAATGCCACCCTCGACGGGATGATCGCCGACTTTGTGAAGAACAACGCTCCGGTGTACGATTTTGTGGCCGACGATGGCTTTGGCCACCATTTCTGGGTGATCGAAGACGAAGACATGATCCGGCAGATCATCGAAATCTTTGCTACTTTCCCCTCACTTTATGTGGCCGACGGACACCACCGCACCGCTGCTGCAGCCCTCGTTGGCAGGGAGCGCCGGCTGGCCAATCCCAACCACAGGGGCGATGAAGAATACAATTTCTTCCTTGCCGTAAACTTCCCCGACAACCAGCTCACCATACTCGACTACAACCGGGTGGTGACCGACCTGAATGGCATGAGCGCAGAAGAGTTTCTTGAAAAACTCAAAAACAGCTTCGAAATCACGCCCAAGGGAAAAGAGATCTACAAACCCTCGCGCTTGCATGAGTTCTCGATGTACCTCGGCGGCCAATGGTATGCCCTGGTAGCAAAAGAAGGTACCTACGACGATCACGATCCTATCGGCGTGCTCGATGTCACCATCCTGACCAACCAGGTGCTGGAGCCTCTGCTGGGTATCGACGACCTGCGCCGGTCGAAACGTATTGACTTTGTGGGAGGTATTCGCGGGCTTGCCGAACTCAGCCGCAGGGTGGACAGCGGCGAGATGGCCGTGGCTTTTGCGCTCTATCCCGTGAGCATGAAACAACTGATCGACATTGCTGATACAGGCAACATCATGCCACCCAAAACTACCTGGTTCGAGCCAAAGCTGCGCTCCGGACTGGTGGTGCATACGCTTGACTAA
- a CDS encoding MarR family transcriptional regulator gives MEAKEKVLEAMRKHGQPMRPGDIAQATGIDKKELDKIIKALKNEDLIYSPVRCFYQAK, from the coding sequence ATGGAAGCAAAAGAAAAAGTGCTTGAAGCCATGCGCAAGCATGGACAGCCGATGCGTCCGGGCGACATTGCCCAGGCAACCGGCATAGACAAGAAAGAGCTGGATAAGATTATCAAAGCGCTTAAAAACGAAGATCTTATCTACTCTCCTGTGCGCTGCTTCTATCAGGCGAAGTAA
- the xerD gene encoding site-specific tyrosine recombinase XerD, which translates to MTKEFNYLRAFENHLRLQKGLADNSVEAYLHDVRMLMSFLSREAESFNPADIGLQQLKDFLRTVVDLGLSSTSQARLLSGLRAFFRFLLLEGMVTTDPSALLQAPKPGRKLPEVLDYPEIERMLEAIDLSMPSGHRNRAILEVMYACGLRVSEVVSLKISEIYQEDEFIRVVGKGDKERLVPIGRSALHAMNIYITQIRTHQKVNRRSSDIVFINNRGGALSRQMVFLMIKDLAAKAGIQKRISPHTLRHSFATHLLEGGADLRAVQQMLGHSSITTTEIYTHIDRAFLREAVVRYHPRSRSL; encoded by the coding sequence ATGACCAAAGAATTCAACTACCTCCGTGCTTTTGAGAACCACCTGCGATTGCAGAAGGGTTTGGCCGACAACAGTGTGGAGGCCTACCTGCACGATGTGCGCATGTTGATGAGCTTCCTGAGCCGGGAGGCCGAGAGCTTCAATCCGGCGGATATCGGTTTGCAACAGCTGAAAGATTTCCTGCGCACGGTAGTTGATCTTGGGCTGAGCAGCACTTCGCAGGCCCGTTTGCTGAGCGGCTTGAGGGCGTTTTTTCGCTTTTTGCTGCTCGAAGGCATGGTTACAACCGACCCTTCTGCTTTGCTCCAAGCTCCCAAACCGGGCCGCAAACTCCCTGAGGTACTCGACTATCCGGAGATCGAACGCATGCTCGAGGCCATTGACCTGAGCATGCCGTCCGGACATCGCAACAGGGCAATACTGGAAGTGATGTATGCATGCGGGTTGCGGGTGTCGGAGGTTGTGAGTCTGAAAATCAGTGAGATATATCAGGAGGACGAGTTTATCAGGGTGGTAGGCAAAGGCGATAAGGAGCGCCTTGTTCCCATCGGACGCAGCGCCCTGCATGCCATGAATATCTATATCACCCAGATCAGGACTCACCAGAAAGTCAACCGCAGGTCATCAGATATTGTGTTCATTAACAATAGAGGCGGAGCGCTCAGCCGGCAAATGGTTTTTCTGATGATCAAAGACCTGGCAGCAAAGGCCGGCATTCAGAAGCGCATCAGCCCGCACACCCTGCGGCATTCGTTTGCCACACATTTGCTTGAGGGAGGAGCCGACCTTCGGGCGGTGCAACAGATGCTCGGGCACTCCTCCATCACAACCACCGAAATATACACCCATATAGACAGGGCTTTTCTGCGCGAGGCAGTGGTGCGCTACCATCCCCGCTCAAGAAGTTTGTAG
- a CDS encoding ATP-binding protein, protein MKKIERLLADRIKSELTEGNKIVILYGARQTGKTTLSEDVLSTITGKILRINADELRYHDVLSSRDAQKLGLLIEGYDVVFIDEAQRIPEIGINLKILHHNFPALKLLVTGSSSFDLAGKVKEPLTGRTSSHVLYPVSLAELRKHWNVFELQNRLEEFMIYGTYPGVFHFSSSHQKEKHLRELSSSYLFKDIFELSFIKNTSTLVRLLRMLALQIGSEVSLTELGQNLGISQETVSNYIDLLEQSFIIFRLGGFSRNLRKEISKRHKIYFWDLGIRNSLLNNHLGLNFRNDTGAMWENFLVAERLKLLSYNQVHASSYFWRTYTGAEIDYVEEYQGKLYAFEIKFRKAKTKPPRTWVENYGANFKCITVENFHEFVL, encoded by the coding sequence ATGAAGAAGATAGAAAGGCTTTTAGCTGATCGGATAAAAAGTGAACTAACAGAGGGCAATAAAATTGTTATACTCTATGGAGCGCGCCAGACTGGAAAAACCACACTTTCGGAGGATGTGCTTAGCACAATCACCGGAAAAATCCTCAGGATAAATGCTGACGAACTTCGTTATCATGATGTGCTTTCTTCGCGTGATGCACAAAAGCTTGGATTACTCATCGAAGGCTATGATGTAGTTTTTATTGATGAAGCACAGCGAATTCCCGAAATCGGAATCAACCTTAAAATCCTTCACCATAATTTCCCAGCTTTAAAATTGCTTGTTACCGGTTCTTCATCATTTGATCTTGCCGGAAAGGTGAAAGAACCACTTACGGGACGAACCAGCAGTCATGTTTTGTATCCGGTGTCTCTTGCTGAACTACGCAAACATTGGAATGTTTTTGAGCTTCAGAACAGGCTTGAAGAGTTTATGATTTATGGCACGTATCCCGGAGTTTTCCACTTCTCCTCATCGCATCAGAAAGAAAAGCACCTGCGGGAATTATCCTCATCCTACCTTTTTAAAGACATCTTTGAATTGTCCTTTATTAAAAACACCTCAACCCTTGTCAGGCTGCTAAGAATGCTTGCATTACAGATAGGTTCTGAGGTTTCGCTGACCGAGCTTGGTCAGAATCTCGGCATAAGCCAGGAAACAGTATCAAATTATATTGATTTGCTTGAGCAATCGTTTATTATTTTCCGGCTGGGTGGTTTCAGCCGCAATCTCCGCAAAGAGATCAGCAAGCGCCACAAGATTTATTTCTGGGATCTGGGAATAAGAAACAGTTTGCTAAATAACCACCTGGGTTTGAATTTTCGTAATGACACAGGCGCCATGTGGGAAAATTTCCTGGTGGCCGAGCGCTTGAAGCTTCTTTCCTATAACCAGGTTCATGCCTCATCCTATTTCTGGCGAACCTACACTGGTGCAGAGATAGATTATGTTGAAGAATACCAGGGTAAGCTATATGCCTTCGAGATCAAATTCAGGAAAGCAAAGACAAAACCACCCAGGACCTGGGTTGAAAATTATGGAGCTAACTTCAAATGCATAACAGTGGAAAATTTCCATGAATTTGTTTTGTGA
- a CDS encoding ABC transporter permease — translation MPRKDNMQLETFIARGMLRRRRGGMSAGVIRLAVFSVALGLAVMVLSVAVVVGFKQQIRDKVIGFVAHIEIEPLSTNFSYEETPFVPDNKLLQTLRAHPDIRAVQAVAQKPGLVKTQDQIQGVALKGVDNSYDWSYLGQYLVEGFIPDFADSSQANMVLISSELSRRLGLQTGDALRMWFVSGEPPAARGRRFEVAGIYQTGLAEFDERYVFCHIRHIRRLNNWEEGMVGSLEISLHDISKIDQVAEELYFSLPAELTTQTARERFPHIFDWLDLQDMNVIIIIILMVLVSGITIISTLLILILERTSAIGMLKAMGADNKLIKRTFLILSARILLRGMLWGNLIAIALIQSQLHFRIFTLPEESYYLTHVPVYFSLWHLAMINAGTLLLWLASLLIPTQIITRISPARAIRFA, via the coding sequence TTGCCTCGCAAAGATAACATGCAGCTCGAGACTTTTATTGCACGGGGTATGCTCCGCCGGCGCAGAGGCGGAATGAGCGCAGGCGTCATCAGGCTGGCGGTGTTCAGCGTGGCGCTCGGCCTGGCGGTGATGGTGCTGTCGGTGGCTGTGGTGGTCGGTTTCAAACAGCAGATCCGCGACAAGGTGATCGGATTTGTGGCCCATATAGAGATCGAACCCCTCTCGACCAATTTCTCCTACGAAGAGACGCCCTTTGTACCCGACAACAAACTGCTTCAGACCCTACGCGCACATCCCGATATCCGCGCGGTGCAGGCTGTGGCACAAAAACCCGGACTGGTCAAAACTCAGGATCAGATTCAGGGCGTTGCGCTGAAAGGCGTGGACAACAGCTACGACTGGTCGTATCTCGGGCAATACCTTGTCGAAGGCTTCATTCCCGATTTTGCCGATTCCAGCCAGGCCAACATGGTTTTGATCTCCTCCGAGCTCTCGCGCAGGCTTGGCCTGCAAACCGGCGATGCACTGCGCATGTGGTTTGTAAGTGGCGAACCACCAGCCGCCAGGGGACGACGTTTTGAAGTGGCCGGCATCTATCAGACCGGTCTGGCCGAATTTGATGAGCGTTATGTATTTTGCCACATTCGTCACATCCGCCGGCTGAACAACTGGGAAGAAGGCATGGTGGGTAGCCTCGAGATCAGCCTGCACGACATCAGTAAAATTGACCAGGTGGCCGAAGAGCTCTATTTCAGTCTTCCGGCCGAACTCACCACACAAACTGCCCGTGAACGTTTCCCCCACATCTTCGACTGGCTCGACCTGCAGGACATGAATGTGATTATCATCATCATCCTGATGGTGCTGGTATCGGGTATCACCATCATCTCCACCCTGCTCATTCTCATCCTCGAACGCACCTCAGCCATCGGTATGCTCAAGGCCATGGGCGCTGACAACAAGCTCATCAAACGTACATTTTTGATCCTATCGGCCAGAATTCTCCTTCGGGGTATGCTTTGGGGCAACCTGATTGCCATTGCGCTCATTCAATCGCAACTGCACTTCAGGATTTTCACCCTGCCCGAAGAATCGTATTATCTCACCCATGTGCCGGTATATTTCAGCCTCTGGCACCTGGCTATGATCAATGCTGGAACGCTCCTGCTCTGGCTGGCCAGCCTGCTCATACCCACACAAATCATCACCCGGATCTCTCCCGCCCGGGCCATCAGGTTTGCCTGA
- a CDS encoding DUF1343 domain-containing protein has product MFKLHTLSALFLLFLMPSCATAQKTYVTPRLVSYNQITPGAHRTSEYFPLLQGRNVAVVTNQTGIIGRRHLVDVLRESGIKVVKIFTPEHGFRGDQDAGAWVEHSKDPQTGLPVISLYGRDKKPKDADLKDVSVILFDLQDVGVRFYTYISTLTYVMEVAAANDIPVVVLDRPNPNGFYVDGPVLEPERRSFVGLHPVPVVYGMTIGEYALMVNGEGWLGNGLRCRLTVVPLLGYQRDMIFQLPVRPSPNLPDWKSVYLYPSLCFFEGTVVSVGRGTPTPFRVYGHPHMEKGSFSFTPVSTPGAALNPLHMNVLCHGQDLTEFAENFADHKPQLRLEWLQSAYRQLSGRHRFFNNFFDNLAGNSSLRGQIATGLPEDQIRQSWQPGLQQFLQLRKKYLLYPDYE; this is encoded by the coding sequence ATGTTTAAGTTACACACCCTTTCTGCCCTTTTCCTGCTGTTTTTGATGCCATCGTGTGCCACAGCACAGAAAACCTATGTGACTCCCCGTCTTGTATCCTACAACCAGATCACTCCGGGGGCGCATCGCACCAGTGAGTATTTTCCTTTGCTCCAAGGCCGCAATGTGGCTGTTGTGACCAATCAGACCGGTATCATCGGCCGGAGGCACCTGGTGGATGTGCTGCGCGAGTCAGGCATCAAGGTGGTGAAGATTTTTACGCCTGAGCATGGTTTCCGGGGCGACCAGGATGCGGGTGCATGGGTGGAACATTCGAAAGACCCGCAGACGGGTCTGCCTGTCATCTCATTGTACGGCAGGGATAAAAAACCCAAAGATGCCGACCTGAAAGATGTTTCAGTCATTCTCTTCGACCTTCAGGATGTGGGGGTGAGGTTTTACACCTATATCTCCACACTCACCTACGTGATGGAAGTTGCCGCTGCCAACGACATTCCCGTGGTGGTGCTCGATAGGCCAAACCCCAACGGCTTTTATGTGGATGGCCCTGTGCTTGAGCCAGAGCGCCGTTCGTTTGTGGGTTTGCATCCTGTGCCGGTGGTTTACGGCATGACCATAGGCGAGTATGCCCTGATGGTGAATGGCGAAGGCTGGCTCGGGAATGGGCTGCGCTGCCGGCTCACTGTTGTGCCGCTGCTTGGTTACCAGCGCGATATGATTTTTCAGTTGCCGGTGCGACCCTCGCCTAATCTGCCCGACTGGAAGTCGGTTTACCTGTATCCTTCCTTGTGTTTTTTTGAAGGCACAGTGGTGAGCGTTGGACGGGGAACACCCACCCCTTTCCGTGTGTACGGTCATCCCCACATGGAAAAGGGGAGCTTCAGCTTTACGCCGGTTTCTACGCCGGGAGCAGCGCTTAATCCACTGCATATGAATGTGTTGTGTCACGGACAGGACCTCACAGAATTTGCCGAAAATTTTGCTGACCACAAACCTCAACTCCGGCTGGAATGGCTGCAATCGGCCTACCGTCAGCTAAGCGGCAGGCACAGGTTTTTCAATAATTTTTTCGATAATCTGGCGGGCAATTCCAGCCTGCGCGGGCAAATTGCCACCGGACTGCCTGAAGATCAGATCCGCCAAAGCTGGCAGCCAGGCCTGCAACAGTTTTTGCAGCTAAGGAAGAAATATCTGCTTTATCCGGATTATGAGTAA
- a CDS encoding tyrosine-type recombinase/integrase — translation MAAKSTCLLADQTLNTIVKKSALKAGIKKQISFHTLRHCFATHLLEKGVNLRLIQQFRGHTSLKTAAGYLHLVTIDPGSSVQLLFIHHFQRFSV, via the coding sequence GTGGCCGCCAAAAGCACGTGTTTGTTGGCAGATCAGACCCTGAACACTATTGTTAAGAAATCGGCCCTGAAAGCTGGCATTAAGAAACAAATCTCCTTTCACACACTCAGGCACTGCTTTGCTACCCATTTGCTCGAAAAAGGTGTAAACCTCCGGCTGATCCAGCAATTTCGCGGGCACACTTCACTGAAAACCGCTGCAGGGTATCTTCACCTGGTAACTATCGACCCCGGCAGCTCAGTCCAACTTCTATTTATTCATCATTTCCAACGTTTTTCTGTTTAA
- a CDS encoding NAD(P)-binding domain-containing protein, translating into MNIAIIGTGNVGGALATKWAKAGHNIFLGVQDTKNFKGQKLLKNANTTVHSIQEAVAKSEVILLATPAKATIEVVKSLGDTSGKVVIDAMNIIMKQGPDGFSNTTDAILAYTQTKDVVKCFNTTGFNNMENTIYSGVSIDLFVAGESEKGKSIAKQLAQDAGFADCYDIGGNDKFELMEQFAWFWINLAMFQGQGRDIGFKLLKR; encoded by the coding sequence ATGAACATAGCAATTATAGGCACAGGTAATGTTGGTGGTGCTTTGGCTACAAAATGGGCAAAAGCGGGTCACAACATTTTTCTTGGTGTACAAGACACAAAAAATTTTAAAGGGCAAAAGCTTCTAAAAAATGCGAACACAACTGTTCATTCTATTCAAGAAGCAGTAGCAAAATCGGAAGTTATACTTTTGGCAACACCTGCAAAAGCAACGATTGAAGTAGTTAAGTCATTGGGGGACACATCAGGCAAAGTTGTTATTGATGCTATGAACATCATAATGAAACAAGGTCCTGATGGATTTAGTAATACTACCGATGCTATTCTTGCTTACACTCAGACTAAAGACGTTGTAAAATGCTTTAATACAACAGGTTTTAACAATATGGAAAATACTATCTATAGTGGAGTTTCAATAGATTTATTTGTTGCAGGCGAAAGCGAAAAAGGAAAATCAATAGCAAAGCAGTTAGCCCAAGATGCAGGTTTTGCTGATTGTTACGACATCGGTGGCAACGATAAATTTGAACTAATGGAGCAGTTTGCTTGGTTTTGGATAAACTTGGCAATGTTTCAAGGACAAGGACGAGACATTGGTTTTAAACTACTGAAAAGATAG